Below is a genomic region from Hemiscyllium ocellatum isolate sHemOce1 chromosome 24, sHemOce1.pat.X.cur, whole genome shotgun sequence.
GATGGAAATGTCTGCTGACAACTTCGCAACAGTAGAGGAGCTAAGGGTGGTAAGGTAGAGCAGCATGTGTGTTACAATCAATGCTGTGCTTTAGGATGGCATTGATAAAGGAGGACAttttgagtagattgggcctacTCGTGTTGGAatttgaagaataagaggtgaccttacttAGTCATGCAAGATTCTTAGCGGActtgacaggttagttgtggagaggttgcttccccttgtgggagagtctcggGCAATCTCAAAATAAGGCCAATGTAAAACAGGGATGAGGTGAATTTCTTCTCTGAAGCTAGTGAATCtggggaattctttactgcagcagGATATTAAGGCTTGGTCATtaggtatattcaaggctaaagTAGACATAATTTCAATCAAGAAGGCAATCAaaagttatgaggaaaggcaggaaaatggagttgaggatttttagatcagccatgatcttatcgaatggtggaacagactcaaagggttgaatggcctacttcagatAATCTGTCTTATGTTCCGATAGTGACATATGATTGAGTAATAGGAGATGAGGCAAAGATTGATCCTTGGGAACACCGAGATAAGAGTACGAGGAACATGAAGAGAAACTTTTACAAGTAAAACTCTGTCTTTGATTGGATAGATAAATCAGGGGCAGGTGAAAAAATAatttctggaatgcactgatgaAATGGGTATTGGCAGCAGTTTTAGCAGTGATTTATGAAGGGTTATTGGGCATGTACTTGAAAATGGAACAGTCAACCAACTATGAGGAAAGAGTAAGGGAGTGAAGCTGGTTTTATCAAAGAGCTAGTACAGGCACAGTGCGCTAAATTACCTCCTTCGCTGATTTGGAAAGGGCAAATCTTGGATTTTCAAGGCTACTTTGCTGATGCATAATGTTGTTAAATATACCAATGGACATTGGCAAGCAaattgaaaatgttggaaaaactcagcaggtctggcagcatctattgagagaaagcagtgttaatgctttgggtccagtATCTTTCTGCAGAACAGACCTTAGCTGTAATATATTTAGAATAACTCCTAGGGTTAACAAAACACTAGAGAGCTGGCAGGCATTATCTGAAACAAACTGAACTGGATGAAGCTTAATAACCTTATACAATTACATTTTGCTAATGGAAGAAAAGGTGAATCTCCATTTTGTTTTTGCCATTCCAGCAGTGGTCTTTCAGTAAACCCACTGCCTGTCAGGTTCCAACTCTGAGATGTGAACTTTGGTTTGAGGCATTTCTAGATACAGGACAAGTCATGGACAGGTGAAGGGGGGAAGTCCCGGTTCCGTTCACTGGCCTTCTCCTGATTCTGTGGGAGAAGCTACCCcaacctccccctgccccccatCCCCATTCCACTTACTCTCCACTATTCACTTGAACCCTGTCATACGCCCCCTTCAAAACTCTCAGACCCTAATTCCCTCTCTGTCACTGAGGCACCATTCCCTGATCTCCTTCTTTCCACCTCAATCCCCCATTTCCCATTTTCTCTGAAACAGGAACATAGAACAAGAGTAAGCGATTCAGTCCATCCAATCTGTCGTCTCATAtaatatgttcatggctgatctacacAATCCACGCCATCCACGTAACCCTGCATGCTACTGCTAATCAGAAACCTATCAACCTCTACTTTAAATGTCCTCAAGTACTCAGCTTCCACAGTTCCCTAGTAAGGTAAAGAAagggtggtgtggtggctcagtggttagcactgcagtctcattataccagggacctgggttcaattccaaccttgggtaactgtctgtgtggagtttgcacgtttttcctgtgtctgtgtgggtttgctctagtttcctcccacagtccaaagatgtgcattttagatgctaaattgcccatagtgttaggtgcattaatcagagggaaatgggtctgggtgggttactctttggagggtcagtgtggacttgttgagctgaagggaatttaatctaatctaattccaaaggttcacaaccctctgaggcaAAAAAAACTTCCTCTTTGTCTTGGACCTAAGTAAtatcccctttgtttttaaattatgcTCCTGGGTCTAGACTCCCTAACCAGAGGACACATCTTATCtacattcactctatctatccaTTTAAGCATTTCAGGAGGAGGCTAGTACAGtcgcaacacttaaaaggcatctggacgggtatatgaataggaaggatttggagggatatgggccgggtgctgacaggtgggactgaattgggttgggaaatctggtcagcatggatgggttggactgaagggtctgtttccgtgctgtacatctctatgactcctaaAGCCACATtgttttgtatcatctacaaatatGGCAATATCACATTTCGTCCCCAATTTCAAATAATGGATATAAATTTCAAACAGCTAGGGCACACATACTGACCCCTTGCAGTACTAGTCACACCCTTTCAATGCAAGAATAACCCATTTATTCCTAATCCATTTTGTCTATTGGACAATCATTAATCCAAGCCAGTTCACTTCCTCCTATATCACATGCTTTAAATGTTTCTAGTTTCCAGTCCTGGTCATCATGTATCCATGTTAGTGTCAGGGCAGTTAGATTATAATTAGATCAAATATCTCTATTTGTGCCTTTAGATCATCTATCTTGCTGCAAATGTTGTGTGTAGAGTGCCCTTAATGTAGTCATTTTGAAATAATTCCACTTTCAAAACATACTAGTGCTCGACTTTGTTTCTCCTGGTTTCTACAGTTGGGGAGGCTCTGTGGAGAAGGAAATTTAAACAGCTGTCTTTCCACACTGCCACATTCCTCTTCCCCATTACAGGAATTGTTCAGTCATTTCATGAGTTGTGGGATGTTATAATTGCGTTGATGGAAAATCTTTATGCAAGGCCCATCCAGATGTAGTCTGCATTGGGCCAGTAATCCCAGCCACAATGGAACAGGGTTACAGCAAACAGATGAGAACTAGACAGACTTTCAGCTCTGGACTGGTATCTAAagaaaaatgtgcatgttagttTTATTTTTGGGATGTGTTACATTAACCATCCACGCCCAATTGAGACAGTTCATCCTGTGGCAGATGTACTCCCACAGAGCTGTTTGTGAAAGTAGTAATGGTGACATGCTGCATCGCCAAGTGAAAATGGTATAAAATAGGATggggaatttagattagattagattacttacagtgtggaaacaggcccttcggcccaacaagtccacaccgacccgccgaagcgcaacccacccatacccctacatttaccccttacctaacactacaggcactgtgagccagcagcactaaccactgtgccacccatgaggTGGTGGTGATCATATGCAGTTGTTCCCCTTGTATTTCTAAGCAGGGAAGTCACAAGCTTGGAGGGTAATACAATAAAAGTCTTGCAGATGCTGTACAATCAGCATCAGTGATTTGGGAAGTGTTTAGCTGTTGGACTGGGTACCAATCACATGGCTGCTTTAGCCCAGCTGGTGTCAAGTTGAAGGATTCAGTTAAAGCAATGCTATTGCCTTAAAAGCTGGTTAGATTTATCGGAGATGATTATTGCCTGGtggggagaaagtgatgactgcagataccggagatcagagctgaaaatgtgttgctggaaaagcacagcaggtcaggcagcatccaaagagcaggagaattgacgtctcaggcatgagcccttcttcaggaatcctgaaggaggactcatgcccaaacgtcgattctcctgctctttggattatTGCCTGATGCCAATAACAAGTATTTACATAACTTGCAAGTTACCACCTAAACACAAAAGTTGAAGCCTTGCTGcatggatatggactgcttccTCCTGAATTGCAAACGGTATTGAACTGAATCCTAATTTCCAGTGAATAGCCCTACCATCACTTATCCAAGTAGGTGAATGTAAATCTGAGACAAAGCATCCTTTCAGTAAAAGGGCACAACAGAAACAATTGACCTGCAATAACTAAATATTTTCCTTCATAGGCAGTACGGCTCCAGCCAGCTGACGGTCTCCTTAATTCCCATTTTAGATTTTGCTAGTCTTTGATTGCACACTCCAATTCTGAATAGAGAAGGATATGGTGATGAAAGTTAAGATTCTCATTTAGCATGTAATCCAGACAGGCTCAGGGGTTTAAACCCACCACCTGTAGGATAAAATAAAtctagaaatttaaaaaaaacggtCACTTCAATGATATTCTTTTTGTTCAAAATGGGCTCTCAACTCAATAACATTATCCAGGGAAGGacaatctgtcatccttacctggtctggactacatgcaACTCAACCCCATTATATGGGGTAGTTGATTCTTAGCTGCCCTCACAGCCTAGCAAACCCCACCAATGAAaggggcaatgagggatgggctaCAACTGCTGACCTCAcctacaacacccacatcccatagaaTTTAAGCTATTTACTCTGCTCccaatttttaaaatcaaggGCAGTCTAACTCACCTATTCACTTGTTTCAACAAAAACAACATTTAGACAAATTGTATCGAGATCAGGAATTTGCGCTCCAAGTTTGTGAACAGGTTATTAGAAATTGTGGGACTATCCTTTTCACTCACCAAGAGATTACAATGTCAATATGAACTTCAGTGAAGAAAGTGTATGAGGTTGAGCAAGCAAATGCATAGGCACAAGCAAGGTAAACCGATAAACCAAGTGTAGAAAGTTAGACAAATTGCAGGTTCATGATTTGGTTCAGTACTGGACCATAGTGCATGCTTGTTTTTAAACATGAAGTCATTGTTTTAAATAGGTAAAACAGCTCAAATTCATTGCACATTTTTTAATTGCAcaaatttaaatattaaaattgaaAAGCATCTTTCAGTTACATACAGACATGGCAAAAAATCATTAAGCTTTATGTAAGCTTGGAAAATCAAATCTAGTATACAGTATGCATCCAGACACAAGTACTATATTTAAAACAGATTGTTATATCCAGTACTACACTGAAGTGTGGTAAAGTATTGGGCCAAAATTTACTTTGAACCACAAATcttttttgttttaatgtttaCACCCATCTCCTCTAAATTAGGTTTAGAAAACAAGTGAAGACTGACAATACAATCTTTAACTTCCAATGATAGACCAATTAGGATGCCATTGTTAAGAACCCAGTATCTTGTAGAACAAGATCACAAAATCATTGATACCTTTACAGACAAATCCATATGCAAAAGCATTGTTTAAAATGTAACCATTTAAAACAAGTGTTAAAATAACTACTAGTTATGGTACAAGTTGCCTTGTTTGTACAAGATGGTCTTGGGTATTTGCATGCAAGCTTGTTTTGGACAAGATGGAATCCAGCTTTACTTGAAACATTTGGGATGCCCTAAATCATTAAACGGCTATTAATTGGGGAAAAAGTTCACTTGTGAAAGTGTCCTCCCAGGTGTTTCCCAGAGTCAGTGGGGAGGACATATCACTGAGAGGAGATGGGGATCCTTCATAGTCAGAATCACTAGAAGACTCAAAAGGACAGATGGGCTTTTCTTGATCTTGCCTGGTTGGAAGAACATTTGTAAGTCCCAGATCGGTGATGAACTCATCTTCCAAGGGTTCCTGTTTGAGCTCCACTTGCAAGGGGTTTATTCTTTCATCCTTGTCACTGAAAGATGCTTGCTCAATTTTGATGGCAGTATCACTTCTCTGTACCAAGTTGGCTTCAGCAAGAGGCTTGTGATAGAAGTGGTCAAAGTGGATCAGTTCATTAATGGCTTCCAGCTTTGTTGATGGGGCCCCCAGAGCACTAGAGTAGGAGCCAGGTAGGGCACCACTACCTTCATTGTAGGCACACTCTCCCAGGTTCGCAAGAGATCGAGACTCTTCTTCACTGAATCGGAGCAAGGCTTCTGGGTCAAAGTAGTCCAGAAAGCCCAGGAAGAGATCAGACTGAGGGAAAACAGATTATGGTTAAGTGTTTCTGCAGCAATGACcaaacatcaaaacatggaattTTCCATATACATCATTAAATCAAACTGAATTTAAGTTCAGGTAATAGTTGCATACCTCATTGCTGATTTGAGGACCAAACTGGCCCAGAGTTACCGAATGTTTTGAATGGTGGCTGAAAGTCAGACTTCAACCAATTAGTGGTTCTGTTACGTGGGTATAAATTCACTGACTGGAAGAGGTCTCACTGCTCATGTGATCACATCAAATCCTCAAACCATTGATATTTATTGCTTTACTAAATTGAACAAATTAATGCTGAGCCTGACCTCAGGAACAAACATTGCATACAGTGGAAGAGAAAGCAAAAAACTAAGTTTTATACTGGATTACAGATTCAAGCTCCAATTATCTGGTGTGTAAGAAAATGTGCTATTTCCATTTCAGGTTAAACAGTTggtgaaaaaaaatggttaaaataGGACAATATGGATTCAAGTAAAGATTTGCTCAGTCCAAATGAATACTCAGTCAAGCTTAGTACATGGTGATAATTAGGTGACACTTCAGTTACATAACTTCACAATAAAATCAAAGCAAAGATTACTTGCTAATTTACTGTACAGTTGGGCTTCACTGAATTGCCTtcaaaaaaaaaaagagaaaccagCCCAAAAAGGTTAAATGATTCAGATGGATTTAATTCTTATTAGAAAATATAGTTTAGTATGCCTCAATCAAATATGAGTTAGGAAAAAAAATGATCTGATGGCACAACATATCCATGAAAGCCCTTTATCAGCCTTTAACTAAAAATTGTAAAACATTGGAGGCAGCAAAAAGTCTAGATGATCTGTGGAAACGGCTCATTTGCTGAACAAAATATTTGATTGGATATCAGTTAGCTGTCTGATCCAACAGGATAGGATGGCTGGCGTAGGCTGGAGACACTACTGCTTGTAGAGACCATTGCATTGGAGGTGAAAAGGCAGTCTTTCATTGAATTTCCCCAACTCTGACAGATCTTGCTGCCAACTCAACCCCAGTTATATTATTCCCTCCACATCTCAAATCTTTAAATGACATCAAGATCCATTCTGTTAACCAAGTTCAGTCACTGCTCCCAACCCATCCACAAAAGGAGTCAACATTTATTCCTTATTTCCAACCCAAATGAAAATATGGGGCCAAATGTTCTTTTGAATTAAAGAAAAAGCTGCCATGCACTCGATTAGTACCTGGTGAATCAATTTATCCCATAAATTGAAAGTCAAAATCATTAGAAAATACAATAAAAAGGAGGCTTATATCTTTCGTAAGTATAGGTATTGATAGACATGCTACATTTAAGCTTTAGTTTGACTTAGTGAATCCTAGAAGTGTTTTCACCCATCCAGCTGCCCAGGCCCAGTTCCTACCTCAGAGTCTGAAGAGTTATTGCTGTCAGTATCCATGTGGAAGCTGTCAGACTGGCAGACATCTGGGCCTGCACCTGCTGCAGAGGCACACTTAGTCTGAGTGCTGCGGACTCAGCTGACCCAGCCGCCAGGCTGATTTCATCCACTCTGGCCTGGAGAAGTACCTGTTTGGCAAACAGAACAAAGACTTCAGTCTTCAACATGATCTTTCATTAACACTTCGCATTTTATTTACTAAAATCTTGTCCCAGTGAAACATAGGCTGCTTTGTATGCTTTCCCCGTCAGTATGAAGCCTCCACACATCAATCCACCCATTCCTGAGCGGTGAAATTTCATGACAAGTCAGGAAAGCACAGGAAGTGGGCACTGCTGTTCGCAAGGGGCTGCAGGACCCCACTGAAGACCCTTAAAGGCAATTTTGACATTAATCATTGGCCACTTTCAACCCTCCCCTTGGCCTCTTGAATCAGGCTTCAAACAGCCAAGACACTCACCCTAGACCAGGTTGGGCTCCTGTGGTGGCTCCACATGTCATACCAGCTACAGAGCTATCAGGCTGTGGGCCAACCCCTTTCCCAAGGCAGCATTTCTTGCACATAAGACATTTTACCTTAGAGATTAACACAGCTCCCTGCATCAAAGGTGTCATCAGGATTTTGGATGGGATGACTGCAATAAACCCCTAAAATCCAGCCACACAACATTCAAGGCTAACACCAAGCCACTAAAGGAGCTCTTCAGGCAGGTGGCAAAAATCCAAGTGATATGGTGAGTTTAAAAACCTTCAGAGAGTGGGTAGCTCAgatgttagcattgctgtctctcagcaccagggacctgggttagagTCTAGTCTTGGgcaagtgtggagtttgcaatttctCATGTCtatgggttccctcccacagtccaaaaacatgcaggttaggtgattttgGGCATggccaaaaaaaaaaatcagatttacATCAATAAATTGTGTTAGGTGTaagtgggtgggatgctttttggagtgtcaatgtggacttgaaccACAGAATCCTACAGTATTGAAGCAATGATTCTGAATGAAGCAGTGATATGGAAAGGAGAAGGAAACATTTCTAGATCAACAGATCACAGCAACTGAATACAATGCTGTTAACAGTGTAGCAATTAAAATCAAACTCTGGCTAACATTTAACATTTGGAATTGGGTCAACCAAATTATTAATACAGATTAGAAATAAAAGTTCAATATTGACATATACAGTATACAAATGGCAATCGATTCAAAAGATTGAAATGGCAAATGCTACTCCCACTGGTTTCTCCTTCAATTGGTCTCAAAATAGCAAACTTGAGAAATACCATTTTCCTTTCTACTACTGCTCCCTTTTCACATTGCAGTTCAGCCATCTTTTTAACCAGACCAATGATAATGGGTTGTAAATCAAGGAGGGATAAGTGATAAAATGCTCCTTCAGGAAGTTACACCAATCAGTATCACAAAACAATGTGGTAAGGCTCAACTGCACCTGGGGGTCACAAGATGACACAGATTTACTGTATTTGGGCCCCAAGTGAAAAATCAGAAGGCATGTTGTTATGGGGTGTGGAGAATAGGAGAGAAAAGCAAATGGAACAGATGCAGTAATGTTCAATTAACTGGATGAGAGAATGTTAGAGTCTCCCTGATTAATAGACTGGAGTTACATGATTTCAATTCTAATTCAAGAATACCATTTAATTAAAAAGTTCAGAGCACTTAGAATGGCTTAACTACTAACAGTGCTGGAGTAACTTAGCATTTCAGCAAGACCTAGTGATAAAATTAACCCCTACATTATCAAGGAACGAAATTTGATCAATTGTTAACTCATTTCAAAAGTCCCACTGGCAGGTAGCCAAGTTGGGGAAAGGAGGGGGCATACCAGGGCTCCCGGATATGCAAATTTCAGTTTCCTGGTTGTCACAATTCCCCAGCTGGTTTGGACAGGTATTGAATTCTTAGCGGGCACACTTCACCAGCTCTCTGGGATGCAGCCAGTTTAAGTCCAATCTGGGAAAAACTGGAAACATCTATTTCATACATATATAGAGAAAATATGAAATCTCTTCAAGCCTGTGCTTTTCAGTCTCTTTTTACCTTCTCTTTCTCTGTATCCAGAACTTCCATGCCTAGTTTCTGCCGGAGAATCCGGTTCTCGGAGAGGAGGCTGTGTGTCTTTTCGTGTAGAAGCCGGTTCTCTATTTGCAGTTTCTGATTCTACCAGAGAGAAATGAAATTGACTCTGAATCCAAGTAGTGACAACATTCCTCTTCCCCCAACCCCCATGAAGAAAAacaacccccccacccactcactgGGGAACGAAATCCCCATCTCAGGGCCCATTTGAAGAATGATAAATAGGAAAGGAATGGAATGTTTACCCTCCTTACCTCGGATTC
It encodes:
- the xbp1 gene encoding X-box-binding protein 1, translated to MVAVNSAGSAKVLLIPGGGKQSGLEISRHISVVYPPRSGSHHDPSPAQPAAGHVHRKRQRLTHLSPEEKALRRKLKNRVAAQTARDRKKARMSELEEQVLEMESENQKLQIENRLLHEKTHSLLSENRILRQKLGMEVLDTEKEKVLLQARVDEISLAAGSAESAALRLSVPLQQVQAQMSASLTASTWILTAITLQTLSLISSWAFWTTLTQKPCSDSVKKSLDLLRTWESVPTMKVVVPYLAPTLVLWGPHQQSWKPLMN